From the genome of Danio rerio strain Tuebingen ecotype United States chromosome 2, GRCz12tu, whole genome shotgun sequence, one region includes:
- the LOC137489752 gene encoding uncharacterized protein isoform X1, protein MAEDKLSMEITSTTVMEKPKKNRLLKLPSFLKAARKIKTFRSQKETQLKQTPDIGNDYEVEEEEGTTQRKKSKVANFLKAARKLFRMSCFGQIEEQLSVSADSDDNILCPYESGQSLEVALVNIHNHEASCVNDDLKVDEKDDVKTHNIEYVKKEEEVEEMGMNDEKDKEEKIRKRRRKRNSKIKEEEEKQEEEVVKEDLKIKEESLENEEEEDKNEAMKVKERMKANEAEEKENMKKRSRRKRKSRIQEEEKKEEGVVEGEMKENEEEEDKNEKEMKVKEERMTENEKEDKNEEDMEDDTEEEEEEEKPMEEKRKRNKKRDSRRSRSMMRRRSKRRRMRA, encoded by the exons ATGGCGGAAGACAAACTGAGTATGGAGATCACGAGTACAACTGTGATGGAGAAGCCAAAGAAAAACCGGCTCCTAAAACTGCCATCATTCCTAAAAGCTGCCAGGAAAATCAAGACCTTCCGAAGTCAGAAAGAGACGCAGCTCAAGCAAACACCTGACATTGGCAATGATT ATGAGGTAGAGGAGGAAGAGGGAACGACTCAGAGGAAGAAGAGTAAAGTGGCCAATTTCCTCAAGGCTGCCAGAAAACTCTTCAGGATGTCCTGCTTTGGTCAGATTGAGGAGCAGCTCTCTGTCTCTGCAGACTCTGATG ATAACATTCTATGCCCATACGAGTCTGGCCAGAGTCTGGAGGTTGCTCTTGTAAACATTCATAATCATGAAGCGAGTTGTGTGAATGACGACCTAAAG GTGGACGAGAAAGATGATGTGAAGACACACAACATTGAGTATGTCAAAaaagaggaggaggtggaggagatgGGAATGAATGATGAGAAGGACAAGGAGGAAAAGATtaggaagaggaggagaaaaaGAAATAGCAAGataaaagaggaggaggagaagcaaGAGGAGGAGGTGGTGAAAGAAGATTTGAAGATAAAAGAGGAGAGTTTGGaaaatgaggaggaggaggataaaAATGAGGCGATGAAGGTGAAAGAGAGGATGAAAGCAAATGAAGCAGAAGAAAAGGAAAACATGAAGAAGAGAAGTAGAAGAAAGAGAAAAAGCAGGATACAAGAGGAGGAGAAGAAAGAGGAAGGGGTGGTTGAGGGAGAGATGAAAGaaaatgaagaggaggaggataaGAATGAGAAAGAGATGAAAGTAAAGGAGGAGAGgatgacagaaaatgaaaaggaggATAAGAATGAAGAGGACATGGAGGATGacacagaggaggaggaggaggaagaaaagCCAATGGAGGAGAAGAGAAAGAGAAACAAGAAAAGAGACAGCAGAAGAAGCAGAAGTATGATGAGGAGGAGAAGCAAAAGGAGAAGGATGAGAGCATGA
- the LOC137489752 gene encoding uncharacterized protein isoform X2 produces MVDEKDDVKTHNIEYVKKEEEVEEMGMNDEKDKEEKIRKRRRKRNSKIKEEEEKQEEEVVKEDLKIKEESLENEEEEDKNEAMKVKERMKANEAEEKENMKKRSRRKRKSRIQEEEKKEEGVVEGEMKENEEEEDKNEKEMKVKEERMTENEKEDKNEEDMEDDTEEEEEEEKPMEEKRKRNKKRDSRRSRSMMRRRSKRRRMRA; encoded by the exons ATG GTGGACGAGAAAGATGATGTGAAGACACACAACATTGAGTATGTCAAAaaagaggaggaggtggaggagatgGGAATGAATGATGAGAAGGACAAGGAGGAAAAGATtaggaagaggaggagaaaaaGAAATAGCAAGataaaagaggaggaggagaagcaaGAGGAGGAGGTGGTGAAAGAAGATTTGAAGATAAAAGAGGAGAGTTTGGaaaatgaggaggaggaggataaaAATGAGGCGATGAAGGTGAAAGAGAGGATGAAAGCAAATGAAGCAGAAGAAAAGGAAAACATGAAGAAGAGAAGTAGAAGAAAGAGAAAAAGCAGGATACAAGAGGAGGAGAAGAAAGAGGAAGGGGTGGTTGAGGGAGAGATGAAAGaaaatgaagaggaggaggataaGAATGAGAAAGAGATGAAAGTAAAGGAGGAGAGgatgacagaaaatgaaaaggaggATAAGAATGAAGAGGACATGGAGGATGacacagaggaggaggaggaggaagaaaagCCAATGGAGGAGAAGAGAAAGAGAAACAAGAAAAGAGACAGCAGAAGAAGCAGAAGTATGATGAGGAGGAGAAGCAAAAGGAGAAGGATGAGAGCATGA